A single window of uncultured Methanospirillum sp. DNA harbors:
- a CDS encoding ABC transporter ATP-binding protein, with amino-acid sequence MTLLDVQELNVRFPTGEGEVHASRDVSFSLDTGEVLGLVGETGSGKSVIGQAVIKLLPSNAEITGEITFDGKKLNSLSENAMHHLRGRSISLVPQNPSGALDPVTRNGDQISEVVTHVCKNRNEIVTRVHALLTSVGLVPEARIAEEFPHQLSGGMRQRLTTSIAVSEKPRLIIADEPTKGLDFRARAMTATVLSDVQKQNQCSLLLITHDLDLAEMLCARIAVIYAGEIVEIAPVSRIFSSPRHPYTRALIQAIPKNGLIPIEGQSPSLMDLPVGCSFAERCEYCSDVCRMEHPDLMNESIIGGVRCHHPFSS; translated from the coding sequence ATGACCCTTCTTGATGTTCAGGAACTCAATGTCAGGTTTCCTACCGGAGAGGGGGAGGTTCATGCATCACGAGATGTATCATTCTCTCTTGATACTGGAGAGGTTCTGGGCCTAGTCGGAGAGACAGGTTCAGGGAAATCAGTGATAGGCCAGGCAGTGATCAAACTTCTTCCATCAAATGCAGAAATTACAGGAGAGATTACTTTTGACGGAAAAAAACTCAATTCTCTCTCAGAAAACGCGATGCATCATCTCCGTGGCCGATCGATCTCCTTAGTTCCACAAAATCCATCAGGAGCTCTCGATCCGGTCACAAGAAACGGGGATCAGATCTCTGAAGTTGTCACACATGTCTGTAAGAACAGAAATGAGATCGTAACCCGTGTTCATGCTCTGCTCACCTCTGTAGGTCTTGTTCCGGAAGCAAGAATTGCAGAGGAATTTCCTCATCAACTATCAGGAGGAATGAGGCAGAGACTGACAACAAGTATTGCAGTTTCTGAAAAACCACGTCTCATTATTGCTGATGAACCAACAAAGGGGCTGGATTTCAGGGCACGGGCGATGACTGCTACCGTTCTTTCTGATGTTCAGAAACAGAACCAGTGCTCTCTTCTTTTGATAACTCATGATCTGGATCTTGCAGAGATGCTCTGCGCAAGGATTGCAGTGATTTATGCAGGAGAGATCGTTGAGATTGCTCCGGTATCACGGATCTTTTCTTCTCCCAGGCATCCGTATACCCGTGCCCTGATCCAGGCAATTCCCAAAAACGGGTTAATTCCCATTGAAGGTCAGAGTCCGAGTCTCATGGATCTTCCAGTCGGTTGCTCTTTTGCTGAAAGATGTGAATACTGCTCTGATGTTTGCAGGATGGAGCATCCAGACCTTATGAATGAATCAATAATTGGAGGTGTGAGATGTCATCACCCGTTCTCGAGCTGA
- a CDS encoding MFS transporter: protein MNSLSISRRDAYRIIFLLGIVALCGDIIYEGARSISGPYLLSLGTSAVLVGTITGAGEFLGYAVRIVSGKIADLSHYYWALTIGGYFMLIAIPLLAFTGSWETAAILFILERIGKGIRSPAKDAILGAATTPIGRGTGFGIHELLDQIGAVLGPIVLAAALVDTGRYQLGFTLLFIPFIMLLILAVLAYKLMPDPLGFEMKQSGSHGLSTTQSYEFILFTGFTLLCTIGFLSFPLISFHALKLHLVSDFEIPLLYALAMLVDAAIAPISGKLYDRKGIIVLLAIPVIGILIPFFGFGMSRELIICSAILFGLSMGIQETVLRAVVADQIHISKRGTAYGIFNVVYGLGFLIGGIVVGWVYELGPGYAALVPAIFSLLAVGTFFLIYSKLCGSPLVP from the coding sequence ATGAATTCGTTATCTATCAGTAGACGTGATGCGTATCGCATTATTTTTCTTCTTGGAATTGTTGCTCTCTGCGGTGATATTATTTATGAGGGAGCACGGAGTATCAGTGGTCCGTATCTTTTATCACTTGGCACATCAGCGGTCCTCGTAGGCACTATTACCGGTGCAGGGGAATTTTTAGGATATGCTGTCAGGATAGTATCAGGCAAAATTGCAGATCTTTCACATTACTATTGGGCTCTGACAATCGGCGGATATTTCATGTTGATTGCCATTCCTCTGCTCGCATTTACCGGATCCTGGGAAACTGCAGCAATACTCTTTATCCTTGAACGAATAGGAAAAGGAATCAGGTCACCAGCTAAAGATGCAATTCTTGGAGCTGCTACTACTCCAATTGGTAGGGGAACAGGATTTGGAATTCATGAGTTGCTTGATCAGATTGGAGCAGTATTAGGGCCGATAGTCCTCGCAGCAGCACTTGTGGATACAGGCAGGTATCAACTGGGTTTTACCCTCCTTTTTATTCCGTTCATTATGTTACTTATCCTGGCAGTTCTTGCCTACAAACTCATGCCAGACCCACTCGGGTTTGAGATGAAACAGTCGGGATCTCACGGACTTTCTACCACTCAAAGTTATGAGTTTATCCTGTTCACTGGATTTACTCTACTCTGCACCATCGGGTTTCTCTCATTTCCTCTTATCTCATTTCACGCCTTGAAATTACATCTGGTCTCTGATTTTGAAATTCCTCTCCTGTATGCTCTTGCGATGCTTGTTGATGCAGCCATTGCGCCAATATCAGGCAAACTCTATGACAGAAAGGGGATCATTGTTCTGTTGGCAATACCAGTAATTGGAATTCTTATCCCGTTCTTTGGATTCGGTATGAGTAGGGAACTGATAATCTGTTCTGCAATTCTATTTGGTCTTTCAATGGGAATTCAGGAGACAGTGCTCCGTGCTGTTGTTGCTGACCAGATTCATATCTCAAAACGCGGGACCGCATATGGGATTTTCAACGTAGTATATGGACTTGGATTTCTTATCGGAGGAATAGTAGTTGGCTGGGTCTATGAATTAGGGCCCGGATATGCAGCACTTGTGCCTGCCATATTCTCTCTTCTGGCTGTCGGGACGTTCTTTCTCATATATTCGAAATTATGTGGATCTCCACTTGTGCCATGA
- a CDS encoding MEMAR_RS02690 family S-layer glycoprotein gives MNAQIRVILILMLGFALLALPTSAALNKISQGGDVFLGEKDLDISPAIGNSKQIAWWQPGSNSETEQPADIETVSDKSNYYIAPDTFLGKTGIWYRWNGNPQGNDTAKGAPAFNVKDPSINVKIWDTTAGEDITGKSVPVGNYVNFAIETNMQSITTRTGYQASDGPFKLKVKTSDGATYTELLGNNGKALALKGLTVNQQLWYWIGEGNDHTKYAKNDGWDTAAEDKSNNRLYKAGVYSVTASCNANKMQDQYKAPDGSDYTGKTITTVKTVQISTDQVKIESNKDSIVRGNSFSVTITGVPSTQYILWVKGTSSMTGATGDQPPMILTAQDNVKQDDPAGPYEIGKYQYEGGAGKTVKQDVPDDPDYHGTKCYAQVKLGTSGTRTVEFKTTKDTKDKKYTIRVERKNGNQFKSDEVDIKVEKGDVTIVAAGDQSYYLGEEVKLSGTNSETDTSYLFITGPNLPTNGATLKSPKKEVNNNQPQSFDIADVQDDDTWEYKWQTANLEIDAGTYTIYAVSSPNDKEHLNDAQYDTVSLVIKKPYIQATASGSVAAKGDKLYVRGTAEGDPSLGIALWILGKNKVLYATESVNDDMSFEYELTKETTKSLYAGQYFVVVQHPMYNNEFDVYPDNPLSPQNVLGSYPTRGSQLFKIGGQGALQGTDAAEALIQAINNAMVDDTYTKLQFLVEEPKVTINPIGEQKVGSKFEIAGTTNLAYDDNDLLVEVTSSSFKPTDKSQSGEFSGATGTVKVQQGTDGLNKWSFSVDASTFKPDEYIVRVSGVTCDVVETSLFNVVEAGGAPATVKEPAAKVTTAAPVAEKNTTPAVADKAVAPTEKPMTVVTTTAPTSKPTEKATTVPTPEPTKKSPGFGAMAALAGLGAVAFIVLRRN, from the coding sequence ATGAACGCACAAATCAGAGTAATATTGATCCTGATGCTTGGATTTGCACTTCTAGCATTGCCAACTTCAGCAGCGCTAAATAAGATTAGCCAGGGAGGGGATGTATTCCTTGGAGAAAAAGACCTGGATATCTCTCCAGCGATCGGGAATTCAAAACAGATCGCCTGGTGGCAGCCGGGATCAAATTCAGAAACTGAACAGCCGGCTGACATCGAAACAGTATCTGACAAATCGAACTACTACATTGCCCCAGATACATTCCTGGGCAAAACCGGTATATGGTATAGATGGAATGGCAATCCACAGGGTAACGACACCGCGAAGGGTGCACCTGCTTTTAATGTGAAAGATCCTTCTATCAACGTTAAAATCTGGGATACTACAGCCGGAGAAGACATTACCGGGAAGTCTGTTCCTGTTGGGAATTACGTAAACTTTGCTATTGAGACCAATATGCAGAGTATCACAACCCGTACAGGATACCAGGCATCAGATGGTCCATTCAAACTGAAGGTCAAGACATCTGATGGTGCAACCTACACCGAGCTCCTTGGAAACAACGGCAAGGCATTAGCTCTCAAGGGCCTGACAGTAAACCAGCAACTATGGTACTGGATTGGAGAAGGGAATGATCATACCAAGTACGCGAAGAATGATGGCTGGGACACAGCAGCGGAAGACAAATCCAACAACCGCCTGTATAAAGCAGGTGTATACAGCGTAACTGCAAGTTGTAACGCCAACAAGATGCAGGACCAGTACAAGGCACCTGATGGTTCTGATTATACCGGGAAGACGATCACTACAGTAAAGACAGTTCAGATCTCTACCGATCAGGTAAAGATTGAATCCAACAAGGACTCAATTGTCCGTGGAAATTCATTCTCTGTCACGATCACCGGTGTTCCAAGCACCCAGTACATCCTCTGGGTTAAGGGAACAAGCTCCATGACCGGGGCTACCGGGGATCAGCCGCCGATGATCCTGACAGCACAGGACAATGTCAAGCAGGACGATCCGGCCGGTCCTTACGAGATCGGGAAGTACCAGTACGAGGGAGGAGCAGGCAAGACTGTCAAGCAGGACGTTCCAGATGATCCTGATTACCATGGAACCAAATGCTATGCACAAGTAAAACTTGGTACCAGCGGCACCAGAACTGTTGAGTTCAAGACAACCAAGGACACCAAGGACAAGAAGTACACCATTCGGGTCGAACGCAAGAATGGTAACCAGTTCAAGTCCGATGAGGTCGATATCAAAGTAGAAAAAGGTGATGTCACCATCGTCGCAGCAGGCGACCAGAGTTACTACCTTGGTGAGGAAGTCAAACTCTCCGGAACAAACTCCGAAACTGATACCTCGTACCTGTTTATTACCGGGCCAAACCTTCCGACAAATGGAGCAACGCTCAAATCTCCAAAGAAGGAAGTCAACAACAACCAGCCACAGTCCTTTGATATTGCTGATGTTCAGGACGATGACACCTGGGAGTACAAGTGGCAGACTGCAAACCTTGAGATTGATGCTGGAACCTACACAATCTACGCAGTCAGTTCACCAAACGACAAAGAACACCTGAACGATGCACAGTATGACACTGTCTCACTCGTGATCAAGAAGCCGTATATCCAAGCAACTGCATCCGGCTCAGTCGCTGCAAAGGGTGACAAGCTCTACGTCAGAGGTACCGCAGAAGGGGACCCATCACTGGGAATTGCACTGTGGATCCTTGGAAAGAACAAGGTTCTCTACGCAACTGAGTCCGTGAATGACGACATGTCATTCGAATACGAACTCACTAAGGAAACCACCAAGAGCCTCTACGCAGGTCAGTACTTCGTCGTTGTTCAGCACCCAATGTACAACAACGAGTTCGATGTCTACCCAGACAACCCATTAAGCCCACAGAATGTCCTTGGTTCATACCCAACCCGTGGATCACAGCTCTTCAAGATCGGCGGTCAGGGTGCACTTCAGGGCACTGACGCAGCAGAGGCACTCATCCAGGCAATCAACAACGCCATGGTAGACGACACCTACACCAAACTGCAGTTCCTCGTAGAGGAGCCAAAGGTCACCATCAACCCGATCGGTGAGCAGAAGGTAGGTTCCAAGTTCGAGATCGCCGGTACCACCAACCTGGCATACGACGACAACGATCTGCTCGTTGAGGTTACTTCATCCTCATTCAAGCCGACCGACAAGTCACAGAGCGGTGAGTTCAGCGGCGCAACCGGAACTGTCAAGGTCCAGCAGGGCACTGACGGTCTGAACAAGTGGAGCTTCAGCGTTGACGCATCCACCTTCAAGCCAGACGAGTACATCGTCCGTGTTTCCGGTGTTACCTGTGATGTAGTTGAGACTTCACTGTTCAACGTTGTTGAGGCAGGCGGTGCTCCGGCAACAGTAAAAGAGCCGGCTGCAAAAGTTACTACGGCAGCACCAGTAGCAGAAAAGAATACGACTCCGGCTGTTGCTGACAAGGCAGTAGCACCGACAGAGAAACCGATGACCGTAGTAACAACTACGGCCCCAACCAGCAAGCCAACCGAGAAGGCAACCACCGTTCCAACCCCTGAGCCGACTAAAAAGTCCCCAGGATTTGGTGCAATGGCAGCACTCGCAGGCCTTGGAGCAGTAGCATTTATTGTATTGCGCCGGAATTAA
- a CDS encoding ABC transporter substrate-binding protein, protein MSFKQILSVSLLILLIAGVLMTGCTSTDKKSSSNASLNTSGSSPDKLLRFGELWLITGYDPANSGVFITEKAIVTESMVGATQDFQLVPLLATSWNQTAPTTWQFKIRDGVKFHNGQPMTAKEVKFSLDRAANVSAQNRQYMDYKSSKVVDDHTIEIETNKPNPILPHALHYPNMAIIHPDSLNAQGNFTKPIGTGPMVFDSFDQQTRTFTVKKNPDYWKGPVNLSGMVITGIPDSNARSLSIEKGEIDFTVDVPMNEVKRLDAVPGINVKTYLTPRVYRMVVNFNRTPFQDKRVRQAISLAINRTEIVENVLYGVGAPAKGIFIPQMEWSNKNLDVLPYDPEKAKSLLKEAGYEDTNGDGIVDKDGKPFTIDIVSAQERPGLPPMAEAIGASLRKIGIDTKVEVMASAASTDRQKAMNYDLIMSPSNIAMIPDPSYVIETWYRSDGSSNSGKYVNKTLDALMDDAKQTIDKKERYAKFNALEAQVYDDMICIPIADYGVTIAQKDSVQGYTFDPTAHDLKMDANMTVG, encoded by the coding sequence ATGAGTTTTAAGCAAATATTATCTGTATCATTATTAATCCTGCTTATTGCCGGTGTCTTAATGACCGGCTGCACAAGCACCGATAAGAAGAGTTCCAGTAATGCCTCTCTGAATACATCAGGTTCAAGCCCGGACAAATTGCTGAGATTTGGAGAACTCTGGCTTATTACCGGATATGATCCTGCAAATAGCGGAGTATTCATCACTGAAAAAGCCATTGTGACCGAAAGCATGGTTGGTGCTACCCAGGACTTCCAGCTCGTGCCACTCCTGGCTACATCGTGGAACCAGACCGCTCCGACCACCTGGCAGTTCAAGATTAGGGATGGAGTGAAATTCCATAACGGGCAGCCGATGACGGCAAAGGAGGTAAAGTTCTCGCTTGACCGGGCTGCCAACGTCAGTGCACAGAACAGACAGTACATGGATTACAAATCCAGCAAGGTTGTCGACGATCATACCATTGAGATAGAGACAAACAAGCCAAACCCGATTCTGCCACATGCTCTCCATTACCCGAACATGGCAATCATCCATCCAGACTCCTTAAATGCACAGGGTAATTTCACAAAGCCAATCGGAACAGGACCTATGGTCTTTGACTCGTTTGATCAGCAGACCCGGACCTTTACAGTCAAGAAGAATCCAGACTACTGGAAGGGGCCGGTAAACTTATCCGGCATGGTTATCACCGGCATTCCTGATTCAAATGCCCGTTCACTCTCGATAGAAAAGGGAGAAATTGACTTCACGGTTGATGTTCCGATGAACGAGGTCAAGAGACTTGACGCTGTTCCGGGAATTAACGTAAAGACATACCTGACACCGAGAGTCTACCGGATGGTCGTGAACTTTAACAGAACTCCTTTCCAGGACAAACGTGTCCGTCAGGCGATCTCTCTTGCGATCAACAGGACAGAGATCGTTGAAAATGTTCTCTACGGTGTTGGTGCCCCTGCAAAAGGTATCTTCATCCCACAGATGGAATGGTCAAACAAGAACCTTGATGTTCTGCCGTATGATCCTGAAAAGGCTAAATCCCTGTTGAAAGAGGCCGGGTATGAGGATACCAACGGTGATGGCATTGTCGATAAAGATGGAAAACCGTTCACCATTGATATTGTATCTGCTCAGGAACGTCCCGGCCTTCCACCTATGGCAGAAGCAATCGGGGCATCGCTCCGAAAGATCGGAATTGATACCAAGGTCGAAGTGATGGCAAGTGCTGCATCGACTGATCGCCAGAAAGCAATGAACTATGACCTTATCATGAGCCCGTCAAACATTGCGATGATCCCTGATCCATCCTATGTGATTGAGACCTGGTACCGTTCAGATGGTTCTTCAAACAGCGGGAAGTATGTCAACAAAACGCTTGATGCCCTGATGGATGATGCAAAGCAGACCATCGACAAGAAAGAGCGGTATGCCAAGTTCAATGCACTTGAAGCTCAGGTCTATGATGATATGATCTGCATCCCGATTGCAGATTATGGTGTCACAATTGCACAGAAAGATTCAGTCCAGGGCTATACGTTTGATCCAACTGCCCACGACCTCAAAATGGATGCAAATATGACCGTCGGGTGA
- a CDS encoding dipeptide/oligopeptide/nickel ABC transporter ATP-binding protein, whose translation MSSPVLELKGLSKSYGHGDVFSNVSFTVLESESVGLFGESGSGKTTLGRCIMQLERQSSGTILLDAIDPRKLSAKRLRESRQSYQMIFQHPEVSLNPKMTLAESVTELLIVHKKLHFDEAIDQIHPLITRVGLRDEHLARYPHQLSGGEVQRAVLARIFSLKPKLVIADEATSMLDVSVQAQVLRLMKDLQKETGVAYVFISHDPDVISAMCNQVFWISHGEGRLYDRDTFMAQVKEEYASLQSC comes from the coding sequence ATGTCATCACCCGTTCTCGAGCTGAAGGGTCTATCCAAATCGTATGGTCACGGAGATGTATTCTCAAACGTTTCATTTACTGTACTCGAATCAGAATCAGTCGGTCTTTTTGGTGAGAGTGGATCTGGAAAGACAACTCTTGGGAGATGTATTATGCAACTTGAACGTCAGAGTTCCGGTACAATTCTACTTGATGCTATTGATCCTAGAAAACTATCTGCTAAAAGGCTCAGGGAGTCCAGACAATCATATCAGATGATCTTTCAGCATCCTGAAGTCTCCCTCAATCCAAAGATGACTCTCGCTGAGAGTGTCACAGAACTCCTTATTGTCCATAAGAAATTACATTTTGATGAGGCGATTGACCAGATACATCCGCTTATCACCCGGGTAGGTCTTCGTGATGAACACCTTGCACGCTATCCGCATCAACTTTCAGGTGGGGAAGTTCAGCGTGCAGTTCTCGCAAGAATCTTCTCCCTGAAACCGAAACTCGTAATTGCTGATGAAGCAACGTCGATGTTGGATGTATCAGTTCAGGCCCAGGTCCTGCGTCTTATGAAAGATCTTCAAAAAGAGACCGGGGTGGCATATGTATTCATCTCACATGATCCTGATGTGATTTCTGCAATGTGTAATCAGGTCTTCTGGATCTCCCATGGGGAGGGAAGATTGTATGACCGTGATACATTTATGGCTCAAGTCAAGGAGGAATACGCATCATTACAGTCATGCTGA
- a CDS encoding ABC transporter permease: MHHYILKRLFFLVLTIFAASILAFLLLHAVPGGSAETIARHTLVGLEDDVSTQMITEVSAKYNLVDPLWKQYGDWLSGVVLRGDFGISFIYFDTPVLSLISLAIVPTLILACTSMAIVICVGIPLGIFSAIREGKTSDVIIRIATVLSISFPSFWVALILILIFSLTLGWLPVTGYGSIQNLILPAVALALHPTAVIIRIVRTSMLETLGQEFITYTIAKGLSFRQIIWNHAVKNALIPVITLLGLYFGHLLAGTVIIENIFAWPGIGKLLVDAVFSHDIPVVTSCIVVIVTVFLTVNLGVDLLYHVIDPRIRYE; the protein is encoded by the coding sequence ATGCACCATTATATCCTAAAGCGGTTGTTTTTTCTGGTGCTGACAATTTTTGCAGCATCGATCCTTGCATTTCTTCTTCTTCATGCTGTTCCAGGGGGTTCTGCAGAAACTATCGCTCGACATACCCTCGTAGGTCTTGAAGATGATGTGTCTACACAGATGATAACCGAGGTTTCTGCAAAGTATAATCTCGTCGATCCACTCTGGAAACAGTACGGAGACTGGCTGAGTGGAGTTGTGTTAAGAGGAGACTTTGGAATTTCGTTCATCTACTTTGACACACCGGTTTTGAGTCTGATATCGCTTGCTATCGTGCCGACCCTGATTTTGGCATGCACCAGTATGGCTATCGTTATCTGTGTCGGCATCCCGCTCGGGATTTTTTCAGCAATTCGTGAAGGTAAAACCAGTGATGTCATCATACGGATTGCAACAGTTTTGAGTATCTCTTTTCCATCGTTCTGGGTTGCACTTATCCTGATTCTCATTTTCTCCCTGACCCTCGGATGGCTCCCGGTAACCGGGTATGGATCTATTCAAAACCTTATTCTTCCAGCAGTTGCACTTGCTCTTCACCCAACTGCTGTCATCATCAGGATCGTCAGGACAAGTATGCTTGAGACTCTAGGACAGGAGTTTATCACCTATACAATTGCCAAAGGGCTCTCATTCAGACAGATTATCTGGAATCATGCGGTAAAAAATGCACTCATCCCGGTAATTACCCTGCTTGGTCTGTACTTTGGCCATCTCCTTGCCGGAACGGTAATTATAGAAAATATTTTTGCATGGCCTGGTATTGGCAAGTTACTGGTTGATGCAGTATTTTCTCATGATATCCCGGTAGTAACATCGTGTATTGTTGTGATCGTGACCGTCTTCCTGACAGTAAACCTGGGAGTTGATCTCCTGTATCATGTCATAGACCCGAGGATCCGTTATGAGTGA
- a CDS encoding methyltransferase domain-containing protein gives MSELDWDTPEIATDYDKNCDHQFFKGNMLVEMMGISKGNFVIDLGCGTGRQAEYISKIIGDDGYLTGVDPSSHRLALAKERFVVNSHPNVSFFQSQAEHLDFLQDSYFDHALFCSSFHWVEDKPWALGEVFRVLKPGGKIGMTTLNREKDHQGHEILNTILLQYGLPETKHSHGGMKRVNHDELFMLLQNTGFKDIQIELKNITAFRHSPLEILDRPGHGSYQEIVKGVDESVKTEIRETFIREYNLQKENGITNPGTLFAIAKKGT, from the coding sequence ATGAGTGAATTAGATTGGGACACACCTGAAATTGCAACTGATTACGATAAGAACTGCGATCATCAGTTCTTTAAAGGGAATATGCTTGTAGAGATGATGGGAATTTCAAAAGGTAATTTTGTTATAGATCTCGGATGTGGAACCGGCAGGCAGGCAGAATATATCTCAAAAATTATCGGGGATGATGGGTATCTGACAGGAGTGGATCCTTCTTCTCATCGTCTGGCTCTTGCCAAGGAGCGATTTGTTGTAAACTCCCATCCAAATGTAAGTTTTTTTCAGAGTCAGGCAGAACACCTGGATTTTTTGCAGGATTCATATTTTGATCATGCCCTTTTCTGTTCCTCTTTTCATTGGGTTGAAGATAAACCATGGGCTCTTGGTGAAGTATTTCGTGTCCTCAAACCAGGTGGAAAAATAGGAATGACAACCTTAAACCGGGAAAAGGATCATCAGGGCCATGAAATTCTTAATACAATCCTTTTACAATATGGGCTCCCTGAAACCAAACACAGCCATGGTGGGATGAAACGGGTAAATCATGATGAATTATTCATGCTTCTCCAAAACACAGGATTTAAGGATATACAGATAGAATTAAAAAATATTACAGCATTCCGTCATTCACCACTAGAGATTCTTGACAGACCTGGCCATGGTTCTTACCAGGAGATAGTAAAAGGAGTTGATGAATCGGTAAAAACGGAGATCAGGGAAACATTTATTCGCGAATATAATCTTCAAAAGGAAAATGGGATTACAAACCCCGGGACACTTTTTGCGATTGCAAAAAAGGGCACGTAA
- a CDS encoding ABC transporter permease produces the protein MSEDAVIVPKIKKYPKTRTISDSHKRFIHEIGKRPAFVISLACILLLIVIAVCAPLITPYDPNETDLPQKNLGISSEHVWGTDYLGRDLFSRTIWGTRTSLIIAFTTVGCAFVAGTLIGCMAAFYGGIVDELLSRCIDLFLAFPGIIFSLALLGLIGPGIPNMVLALTLSQWAVFARLMRGDVLSITNLEYIQSAKTGGLPNSRIILKHLIPNAIMPVLILATLEVGSVILSTAGLSFLGLGIPPEIPEWGSMIGAGKEFLRTAPLNVIVPGLAITVVVMIFNVFGEGLRDILDVHEEQVIPS, from the coding sequence ATGAGTGAAGATGCAGTTATAGTTCCGAAGATTAAGAAATATCCGAAAACTCGGACGATTTCAGACTCTCATAAGAGATTTATACATGAGATAGGTAAGCGGCCGGCTTTTGTTATCTCACTTGCCTGTATTCTCCTCCTAATTGTTATTGCAGTTTGCGCCCCATTAATTACGCCATATGATCCAAATGAGACAGATCTCCCTCAGAAAAACCTGGGGATATCCTCAGAACACGTATGGGGAACCGACTACCTGGGCAGGGATCTCTTTAGCAGGACTATCTGGGGTACCCGGACATCTCTGATTATAGCGTTTACAACGGTAGGGTGTGCGTTTGTTGCCGGAACCTTGATCGGCTGTATGGCTGCATTCTACGGGGGAATCGTTGACGAACTTCTTTCACGCTGTATTGATCTGTTTCTGGCATTTCCCGGTATCATATTCTCTCTGGCTCTACTCGGATTAATTGGTCCGGGTATTCCTAATATGGTACTTGCACTTACGCTCTCGCAATGGGCTGTGTTTGCAAGACTTATGAGGGGAGATGTTCTCTCGATAACAAATCTTGAGTATATTCAGAGTGCAAAGACCGGTGGGCTTCCAAACAGTCGGATCATCCTGAAACACCTGATCCCGAATGCAATTATGCCGGTTTTAATCCTTGCGACTCTGGAAGTCGGGTCTGTCATATTATCGACAGCAGGTCTCAGTTTCCTTGGACTTGGCATTCCTCCTGAAATTCCAGAATGGGGATCGATGATAGGAGCAGGAAAAGAATTTCTGAGAACCGCTCCGCTCAACGTTATAGTCCCCGGGCTTGCCATCACTGTCGTTGTGATGATATTCAACGTGTTCGGCGAAGGACTGCGTGATATTCTTGATGTTCATGAAGAGCAGGTAATACCCTCATGA
- a CDS encoding class I SAM-dependent methyltransferase has product METKEIKEAITKSWDNSSGMYDSCPGHQIGTKAEEEAWMNELRHGIPKPPLKILDVGCGTGAMGLLYAKMGYDVYGVDLSEAMMNQAQMKASRDKLTIDLRKGDAENLPFPDESFDLIVNRHLIWTLPHPEIALDEWNRVLKKGGTLHIIDGVWNDKRLYTQFKRHLSEFLTSVFESNNSHRRGYDKNLRKALPHDGGVSQEAMRKYLDKTGFTDVTFRDLMYIRALQRERMPWYRKITAGKSYYIIHAKK; this is encoded by the coding sequence ATGGAAACTAAAGAAATCAAGGAAGCTATCACTAAAAGTTGGGATAACTCGTCTGGAATGTATGATTCATGTCCCGGGCATCAGATCGGAACAAAAGCTGAGGAAGAGGCCTGGATGAATGAATTACGACATGGAATTCCAAAGCCTCCATTAAAAATCCTGGATGTTGGGTGTGGAACAGGAGCGATGGGCCTTCTGTATGCAAAGATGGGATATGATGTCTATGGAGTTGATCTATCAGAAGCAATGATGAACCAGGCACAGATGAAGGCCTCCAGAGATAAACTCACGATTGACTTGAGAAAAGGAGATGCAGAAAATCTTCCCTTCCCTGATGAATCGTTTGATCTTATTGTCAACCGTCATCTGATCTGGACACTTCCACATCCTGAAATTGCTCTTGATGAATGGAACAGGGTCTTAAAAAAAGGAGGGACACTTCATATCATCGATGGTGTCTGGAATGACAAACGATTATATACTCAATTCAAACGACATTTGAGCGAATTCTTGACATCTGTTTTTGAAAGTAATAATTCCCATCGCCGTGGATATGACAAAAACCTTCGAAAAGCACTTCCCCATGATGGCGGTGTTTCACAGGAGGCTATGCGTAAGTATCTGGATAAGACCGGTTTTACTGATGTAACATTTCGGGACCTGATGTACATTCGGGCTCTTCAACGGGAGCGGATGCCATGGTACCGTAAAATCACGGCTGGAAAGAGTTACTACATCATTCATGCAAAGAAATGA